In Collimonas arenae, a single genomic region encodes these proteins:
- a CDS encoding DUF4197 domain-containing protein — protein sequence MRHLYQTAITLTLAVSASAAFALSLSDLSNQDASSGLKAALQKGADVAVSKLGVENGFLNNDKVKIGLPSVLDKAMPILKMTGQGQKLDDLVVSMNHAAEAAVPMAKPLLLNAVKSMSVTDAKNILTGGDTSVTDFFRQKTSAQLGEKFLPIVKGVTDRNGLSGQYNAIMGQVGKTGMVPAQQSTVEGYVTQRALDGLYTMIGEEEKAIRQDPVGAGSAIIGKVFGALK from the coding sequence ATGCGACACCTATATCAAACAGCAATCACATTGACTCTGGCGGTATCCGCATCCGCAGCCTTCGCCTTGTCGCTAAGCGATCTCAGCAACCAGGATGCCAGCAGCGGCCTCAAGGCAGCACTGCAAAAAGGCGCCGACGTCGCGGTCTCAAAACTGGGCGTGGAAAATGGCTTCCTGAATAACGACAAGGTAAAAATCGGCCTGCCCAGCGTGCTCGACAAGGCCATGCCCATCCTGAAGATGACCGGCCAAGGGCAGAAACTGGATGACCTGGTGGTATCGATGAACCATGCGGCGGAAGCGGCGGTGCCGATGGCCAAGCCCTTGCTGCTGAATGCGGTCAAATCAATGTCGGTGACCGATGCCAAAAACATCCTGACCGGCGGCGATACCTCGGTGACGGATTTTTTCCGGCAAAAGACCTCGGCCCAACTGGGTGAAAAATTCCTGCCCATCGTCAAAGGGGTGACCGACCGCAACGGTTTGTCGGGACAATATAACGCGATCATGGGGCAGGTCGGCAAAACCGGCATGGTGCCGGCGCAGCAATCGACGGTGGAGGGATATGTTACCCAACGTGCACTGGATGGTTTGTACACCATGATCGGCGAAGAAGAAAAAGCGATTCGCCAGGATCCGGTCGGCGCCGGCAGCGCGATCATCGGCAAAGTTTTCGGCGCTCTCAAATAG
- a CDS encoding HAD hydrolase family protein, translated as MSTDANNGKGVAADVLSADARVRAARVRLMIFDVDGILTDGGLLYGADGEQIKRFNALDGHGIKQLQQSGVATAIISARQSAIVSRRAGDLGIAHVQQGVHDKYAAFVKLLEQLQLTADDCGFIGDDVIDLPILSQAGFAVSVPNGHRDVRSRVHYVTQASGGHGAAREICDIIMQVQNTYDATLATYLPPHQPGVAPV; from the coding sequence ATGTCGACCGATGCAAACAACGGCAAGGGCGTCGCTGCAGACGTCTTAAGCGCGGACGCCAGAGTGCGCGCAGCGAGGGTGCGCCTGATGATTTTCGACGTCGACGGCATCCTGACCGACGGCGGCCTGCTCTATGGCGCCGACGGCGAACAGATCAAACGTTTCAACGCTCTCGACGGACACGGTATCAAGCAGCTACAGCAAAGCGGCGTCGCCACAGCGATCATCAGCGCCCGTCAGTCTGCCATCGTCAGTCGTCGCGCCGGCGACCTGGGCATCGCCCATGTGCAGCAAGGCGTACACGACAAGTACGCGGCTTTTGTCAAACTGCTGGAGCAACTACAGCTGACGGCGGATGACTGCGGCTTCATCGGCGACGATGTGATCGACTTGCCGATCCTGTCGCAAGCCGGTTTTGCAGTCAGCGTGCCGAACGGCCACCGCGATGTGCGCAGCCGTGTCCACTATGTCACGCAAGCCAGCGGCGGCCATGGTGCAGCGCGCGAAATCTGCGACATCATCATGCAGGTGCAAAATACCTACGACGCCACACTGGCGACCTATCTGCCTCCCCACCAGCCAGGCGTGGCTCCGGTATGA
- the lptC gene encoding LPS export ABC transporter periplasmic protein LptC: MKNLRTTYRFRFLLLLVLFILLALGSFWLLQVMHKNTEDSLPKPARTEPDYYVEHFNYVQMSPTGQPRYNIAGDLLTHNPVNDSFDVQKPVIHSLDKEKPPMNLVADRGMIEDNNSKVHLYGNVNADRPKTPKADNFHLKTEYLLLLPDDDIMESDKPVEITLGLSTLNGTGMHFNNSTRELKLFSKVRGVLRSTPRVAADEAKK; this comes from the coding sequence ATGAAAAATCTCCGCACCACTTACCGTTTTCGTTTCCTGCTGCTGCTGGTGCTGTTCATCCTGCTGGCATTGGGCAGCTTCTGGCTGCTGCAAGTCATGCACAAGAACACCGAAGATTCGCTGCCGAAACCGGCCCGCACCGAGCCCGACTATTACGTTGAGCATTTCAACTATGTCCAGATGTCGCCCACCGGACAGCCGCGCTACAACATCGCCGGCGACCTGCTGACGCACAATCCGGTCAATGATTCTTTCGACGTGCAGAAACCGGTCATCCACAGCCTGGACAAGGAGAAGCCGCCGATGAACCTGGTCGCCGACCGCGGCATGATTGAGGACAACAACAGCAAGGTGCACCTGTACGGCAACGTCAATGCCGATCGTCCAAAAACGCCGAAGGCCGACAACTTCCACCTGAAAACGGAATACCTGCTGCTATTACCCGACGACGACATCATGGAAAGCGACAAGCCGGTAGAAATTACCTTGGGACTGTCGACCTTGAACGGCACCGGCATGCATTTCAATAATTCCACGCGTGAACTGAAGCTGTTCAGCAAGGTGCGTGGCGTCTTGCGCAGTACGCCGCGCGTTGCCGCCGATGAAGCGAAAAAATAA
- a CDS encoding RNA polymerase factor sigma-54 has translation MKQSLQLRTSQHLALTPQLQQSIRLLQLSTLELHQELEQILSDNPLLERVDDPLDNSVRLLADGAISGSTSTMDAPVGDSEVSSSPAEGEANFDAPAAPESAPENADSDWSFDDIARSAKSSDDEDARPQLEAHESTLREHLQHQMRETVHDLRDRALVELMIDALDDNGYLEESLEEILGRLPVELEIAIEELSMALKMVQSFDPAGVGARNAAECLALQIRRFVKLPFVTRRLALAIVQDHLMLFAQRDFNKIKKALDCDDEDLREAQAVIKQCNPHPGAPFAANASDYVVPDVIVRRGKQGWQVMLNNDVMPRLRVNVLYANILKQSKGDGALTSQLQEAKWLIKNMRQRFDTILRVAQAIVERQRNFFSHGAVAMRPLVLREIADTLGLHESTISRVTTQKYMLTPHGMFELKYFFGSHVATEAGGEASSTAIRALIKQLIGAEDSRNPFSDSKIADMLAEQGMVVARRTVAKYREALKIPSVNLRKAL, from the coding sequence ATGAAACAATCACTCCAGCTTCGCACCTCTCAACATCTTGCGCTGACCCCGCAGCTGCAACAGTCGATCCGTCTGTTGCAGCTGTCGACGCTTGAATTGCATCAGGAACTGGAACAGATCTTATCCGACAATCCACTGCTCGAGCGGGTCGACGATCCACTCGACAATTCGGTGCGCCTGCTGGCTGATGGCGCCATCAGCGGCAGCACCTCCACCATGGATGCGCCGGTAGGCGACAGCGAGGTCAGCAGCTCGCCGGCCGAAGGCGAAGCCAATTTCGATGCGCCCGCAGCGCCTGAGAGCGCTCCGGAGAACGCCGATAGCGACTGGAGTTTTGACGATATCGCGCGTAGCGCGAAGAGCTCGGACGATGAAGATGCGCGGCCCCAGCTGGAGGCCCACGAATCCACGTTGCGCGAACATCTGCAACACCAAATGCGCGAGACAGTGCACGATCTGCGCGATCGCGCCCTGGTCGAACTGATGATCGATGCCCTCGACGATAACGGCTATCTGGAAGAGTCGCTGGAAGAAATCCTGGGGCGCTTGCCGGTTGAGCTGGAGATCGCTATCGAAGAACTGTCGATGGCGTTGAAAATGGTGCAGAGCTTCGATCCTGCCGGTGTCGGCGCACGCAATGCGGCAGAATGCCTGGCCTTGCAGATCAGGCGCTTTGTCAAATTGCCATTTGTCACGCGTCGCCTGGCATTGGCGATTGTGCAAGATCACCTGATGCTTTTTGCGCAACGCGATTTCAATAAAATCAAGAAGGCTCTGGATTGCGACGACGAGGATCTGCGCGAGGCGCAAGCCGTCATCAAACAATGCAACCCGCACCCCGGTGCGCCGTTCGCGGCCAATGCATCCGATTATGTGGTGCCGGATGTGATCGTCCGGCGCGGCAAACAGGGCTGGCAGGTCATGCTTAATAATGACGTCATGCCAAGGCTCAGGGTGAATGTCCTGTATGCCAATATTTTAAAGCAGAGCAAGGGCGACGGCGCCCTTACATCCCAGTTACAGGAAGCCAAGTGGCTGATCAAGAACATGCGGCAGCGCTTCGACACTATCTTGCGCGTTGCACAAGCGATAGTGGAACGCCAGAGGAACTTTTTTTCGCACGGGGCGGTCGCCATGCGGCCGCTTGTGTTGCGCGAAATAGCTGATACACTGGGTCTACACGAGAGTACTATTTCTCGTGTAACCACTCAGAAATACATGCTCACTCCCCACGGGATGTTTGAACTGAAGTATTTCTTCGGCAGCCATGTTGCTACTGAGGCAGGTGGAGAGGCTTCCTCAACAGCAATACGGGCACTCATTAAGCAACTCATAGGAGCGGAAGATTCAAGAAATCCTTTCTCTGACAGCAAGATTGCCGACATGCTTGCGGAACAAGGTATGGTGGTCGCCCGCCGCACCGTCGCAAAATATCGCGAAGCATTAAAAATTCCGTCTGTTAATCTGCGCAAGGCCTTGTAG
- a CDS encoding type IV pilus secretin PilQ, whose product MIAAGKKLVSLSVSRLRIIRQKALMLGALICMVGFGASAMAAEDNAITSISANQQGANVIVKISFKHALSAQPTAFSILSPARIAFDFVGVGNATGKTTQDISLGDVRNVLLAQADDRSRLVFNLKRSLSYATAMDGNSLVVTIDGSGGLATPVNAVGVPVQPAARTVSGVAAAPAAAPLLNGKPALRDIDFRRGTAGEGRVVIDLPNTQVGVDVHQQGQTIVVDFLKTSLPDVLRRKLDVGDFGTPVKTISTVTQGDNVRMIIEPKGLWEQSAYQSDSQLVIEVKPIKEDPNKLAQGTQGYRGDKLSLNFQNVEVRSVLQVIADFTGLNIITSDTVGGNLTLRLKDVPWDQALDIVMQAKGLDMRKNGSVIWIAPKDELLTKEKLELEQRSQIAELEPLRTESFQLNYQKADAFKKIFGIDDAGGGAGGGKKNSILSSRGSAVIDPRTNQLFVTDTPTILQNIRNLVQKVDIASRQVLIEARMVEATDTFSRDLGAKLGFGFKGNNTAAGGNQTASTATTTGVSPSIPGLGSSAVNLPAAPATGTAGSVALSLFNAAASKFISLELSALEADGKGKVISSPRVVTADQQKALIEQGTEIPYQSATSSGATSVEFKKANLKLEVTPQITPDGNVILTVDVTNDSVGATVPGGVAINTKHVQTQVQVENGGTVVIGGIYTQTIKDSVSKVPLLGDIPVLGYLFKQSSVGNSKTELLIFLTPKIVIDRIAGH is encoded by the coding sequence ATGATTGCAGCAGGAAAAAAATTAGTTAGCCTGAGCGTGAGCCGGTTGCGCATTATTCGACAGAAAGCACTGATGTTGGGAGCGTTGATCTGCATGGTTGGATTCGGAGCGTCAGCAATGGCGGCCGAAGACAACGCCATCACATCGATCAGCGCTAACCAGCAAGGTGCGAATGTGATCGTCAAGATCAGCTTCAAGCATGCGTTGAGCGCGCAGCCGACAGCATTTTCCATCCTTAGTCCGGCGCGGATCGCGTTCGACTTTGTCGGCGTCGGCAACGCTACCGGCAAGACCACGCAAGACATCAGCTTGGGCGATGTGCGCAATGTATTGCTGGCGCAAGCCGACGACCGGTCACGCCTGGTATTCAATTTAAAGCGGTCTCTGTCTTATGCGACAGCGATGGATGGTAACTCTCTGGTTGTCACGATAGACGGTTCCGGCGGCCTGGCGACACCGGTAAATGCTGTCGGCGTGCCGGTACAGCCGGCTGCACGGACCGTTTCGGGTGTGGCTGCAGCTCCTGCTGCCGCACCTTTGCTGAACGGCAAGCCTGCGTTGCGCGATATCGATTTTCGTCGCGGTACCGCCGGCGAAGGCCGGGTTGTGATCGATTTGCCAAACACACAAGTCGGCGTCGATGTCCATCAGCAGGGCCAGACAATTGTGGTGGACTTCCTCAAGACCAGCTTGCCTGATGTTCTGCGCCGCAAGTTGGATGTCGGCGACTTCGGTACGCCCGTCAAGACCATCAGCACCGTAACCCAAGGCGACAATGTGCGCATGATCATCGAACCGAAAGGTCTGTGGGAACAGAGCGCTTATCAAAGCGACAGCCAGCTGGTGATCGAAGTCAAGCCGATCAAGGAAGACCCGAACAAATTGGCGCAGGGTACGCAGGGTTACCGCGGCGACAAGCTGTCCTTGAATTTCCAGAACGTTGAAGTGCGTTCGGTCCTGCAAGTGATCGCCGATTTTACCGGTTTGAATATCATTACCAGCGATACTGTCGGCGGCAATCTGACTTTGCGTTTGAAAGACGTTCCTTGGGACCAGGCGTTGGATATCGTGATGCAAGCTAAGGGTCTGGACATGCGTAAGAACGGTTCGGTCATCTGGATTGCGCCGAAAGATGAATTGCTGACGAAGGAAAAATTGGAGCTTGAGCAGCGTTCGCAAATCGCTGAACTGGAGCCCCTGCGTACGGAATCTTTCCAGCTGAATTATCAAAAAGCCGATGCTTTCAAAAAGATATTCGGGATTGATGATGCCGGTGGCGGTGCAGGCGGGGGTAAGAAAAATAGTATTTTGTCATCGCGCGGCAGTGCTGTGATTGATCCGCGGACCAATCAATTGTTTGTTACCGATACGCCGACCATCTTGCAAAATATCCGCAATCTGGTGCAAAAAGTGGATATCGCCTCACGCCAGGTATTGATCGAAGCGCGCATGGTTGAGGCAACCGATACATTCAGCCGTGACCTTGGCGCCAAGCTTGGCTTTGGCTTCAAAGGCAATAATACCGCCGCCGGTGGTAACCAAACTGCTTCCACCGCTACCACGACTGGCGTAAGTCCTAGTATTCCTGGGCTGGGTTCGTCCGCAGTGAACTTGCCTGCCGCTCCTGCTACCGGAACCGCTGGTTCTGTGGCTTTGAGCCTGTTCAATGCAGCGGCATCCAAGTTCATCAGTCTTGAATTATCGGCGCTGGAAGCCGACGGCAAAGGCAAGGTCATCTCCAGCCCACGCGTAGTTACTGCAGACCAGCAAAAAGCTTTGATTGAACAGGGTACTGAAATTCCTTATCAAAGTGCAACCAGCAGTGGCGCTACATCGGTTGAGTTCAAAAAAGCCAATCTGAAACTGGAGGTTACGCCGCAAATTACGCCAGATGGCAATGTTATTTTGACTGTCGATGTAACGAATGACAGCGTTGGTGCAACCGTTCCCGGAGGTGTTGCCATCAATACCAAGCACGTTCAAACTCAGGTACAGGTTGAAAACGGTGGTACCGTGGTGATTGGTGGTATTTATACTCAGACAATTAAGGATAGTGTTAGTAAAGTGCCTCTGCTTGGAGATATTCCAGTTCTGGGTTATCTTTTCAAACAATCGTCAGTCGGTAATAGTAAAACTGAATTATTGATCTTCTTGACACCAAAAATCGTCATAGACCGCATCGCTGGGCACTAA
- a CDS encoding deoxyguanosinetriphosphate triphosphohydrolase — MNQETSLAPYAAHSAQSRGRLFEEEAPGSRTEFQRDRDRIIHCTAFRRLEYKTQVFVNHEGDLFRTRLTHSIEVAQIARSIARNLGLNEDLVEAISLAHDLGHTPFGHAGQDALNDCMEGHGGFEHNLQSLRVVDKLEQRYGAFDGLNLMFETREGILKHCSLANAKKLGDIGQRFIQRKQPTLEAQVANLADEIAYNNHDIDDGLRSGLLTMEQMNQIDFYAEHSRQVEQLFPGLSGRRAINETIRRMINALITDLIQTSQQRIRDAGLQTVDDVRNAPPLIAFSDSMAQQAALLKRFLRENLYRHYLVNRMTAKARRIVAELYACFSAEPSLLPPAYQLAQRAAEPQQQAREIADYIAGMTDRYAIREHRRLFLVDEGHL; from the coding sequence ATGAATCAAGAAACGTCGCTCGCACCCTATGCCGCACATTCTGCACAATCGCGAGGACGTTTATTTGAGGAAGAAGCGCCCGGATCGCGTACTGAATTCCAGCGCGATCGTGACCGTATCATTCATTGCACCGCCTTCCGCCGGCTGGAATACAAGACACAGGTATTCGTCAATCATGAGGGCGACCTGTTCCGTACCCGTTTGACGCATAGTATCGAGGTTGCGCAAATCGCCCGCTCGATTGCGCGTAACCTGGGGTTGAACGAAGATCTGGTGGAAGCCATCTCGCTGGCTCACGATCTCGGCCATACGCCGTTTGGCCATGCCGGTCAGGATGCGCTGAACGACTGCATGGAAGGGCATGGCGGTTTTGAACACAATTTGCAGAGCTTGAGGGTGGTCGACAAGCTGGAGCAGCGCTACGGTGCCTTTGATGGCTTGAATCTGATGTTCGAGACGCGCGAAGGGATTTTGAAACACTGTTCGCTGGCCAACGCCAAGAAACTCGGCGATATCGGCCAGCGTTTCATACAACGCAAACAGCCGACGCTGGAAGCGCAAGTTGCCAATCTGGCGGATGAGATCGCCTACAACAATCATGACATCGACGACGGCTTGCGGTCAGGTTTGCTGACCATGGAGCAGATGAACCAGATCGATTTCTATGCGGAACACAGCCGCCAGGTCGAACAGTTGTTCCCGGGATTGAGCGGACGGCGGGCGATCAATGAAACTATCCGGCGCATGATCAATGCTCTGATCACCGACCTGATCCAGACTTCGCAGCAACGTATCCGGGATGCAGGACTGCAGACCGTCGACGATGTGCGCAATGCGCCGCCGTTGATCGCCTTTTCCGATAGCATGGCGCAGCAGGCTGCTTTACTGAAGCGCTTCCTGCGTGAAAATCTGTATCGTCATTACCTGGTTAATCGCATGACCGCCAAGGCGCGTCGCATTGTCGCAGAACTCTATGCCTGCTTTAGCGCGGAGCCATCGTTGTTGCCGCCCGCCTACCAGCTTGCGCAACGGGCAGCGGAACCGCAGCAGCAGGCGCGGGAGATCGCCGACTACATCGCGGGCATGACCGACCGCTATGCGATACGTGAACACCGGCGCCTGTTCCTGGTGGACGAAGGGCATTTGTAA
- the lptA gene encoding lipopolysaccharide transport periplasmic protein LptA yields the protein MKRLLFLSLLLLGAIGVAHAEKADSEKPTLIDSDTLTYDDVKQVNVATGNVVLTRGTLVMHADRVVVTTDPSGYQFATLYADPGKLATFRQKRDGGPDLWIDGHAERIEYDGKTEVTKLFSKAQMRRLQGDKPTDEVNGEFISYDSRTEFYSVNNTVNGVSEAGKGRIRAVIQPRPKVTTP from the coding sequence ATGAAACGATTACTTTTTCTTTCCCTGCTGCTGCTTGGCGCCATAGGCGTCGCTCATGCAGAAAAAGCCGACTCGGAGAAACCGACCCTGATCGACTCCGATACGCTCACCTACGACGATGTCAAACAGGTCAACGTCGCCACCGGCAATGTAGTCCTGACCCGCGGCACGCTGGTGATGCATGCTGACCGGGTAGTAGTGACCACTGATCCTTCGGGCTATCAGTTCGCCACCCTGTATGCGGATCCGGGCAAGCTGGCCACTTTCCGTCAGAAGCGTGACGGCGGTCCCGACTTGTGGATTGACGGTCACGCGGAACGCATCGAATACGATGGAAAAACCGAAGTCACCAAACTGTTTTCGAAGGCGCAGATGCGCCGCTTGCAAGGTGACAAGCCGACCGATGAAGTCAACGGCGAATTCATTTCCTACGATAGCCGCACTGAATTTTATTCCGTCAACAACACCGTCAACGGCGTCAGCGAGGCTGGCAAAGGGCGGATTCGTGCGGTCATTCAACCACGGCCAAAGGTAACAACGCCATGA
- the hpf gene encoding ribosome hibernation-promoting factor, HPF/YfiA family, with amino-acid sequence MNFTISGHHLELTPAIREYVQSKLERIKRHFDQVIDISVILTVDKITEKEKRQKAEINLRVKGKDLHAESIAHDLYAAIDALIDKLDRQVIKYKDKMQDHQHDAIKHLPEDLPATT; translated from the coding sequence ATGAACTTCACCATCAGTGGGCATCACCTCGAGTTAACCCCTGCCATTCGCGAATATGTACAAAGCAAACTAGAGCGTATCAAACGCCACTTCGACCAGGTCATCGATATCAGCGTGATCCTGACGGTCGACAAAATCACCGAAAAAGAAAAGCGCCAAAAAGCAGAAATCAATCTGCGCGTTAAAGGAAAAGATTTGCATGCTGAGAGTATCGCCCATGATCTTTATGCCGCCATTGATGCCCTGATCGACAAGCTCGATCGCCAAGTCATCAAGTACAAGGACAAGATGCAGGATCACCAGCACGATGCGATCAAGCACCTGCCGGAAGACCTCCCAGCCACGACCTGA
- the aroKB gene encoding bifunctional shikimate kinase/3-dehydroquinate synthase AroKB, whose amino-acid sequence MSKRLSSEMVRYTGNIFLVGLMGAGKTTVGRALARKLNKLFIDSDHEIEARTGVSIPLIFEIEGEESFRQRETEVIRDLSARSGIVLATGGGAIMRAENREYLKTRGTVIYLRASIHNILQRTSRDKNRPLLQTADPRRRLEELSRQREPYYRDVADIVIDTGRPNVQFLVHSILSQLDVLPDEVGQESGQTGNGNPGRYSGAPHHSPDFSMNQQVIPSTVTPAITLQVELGERSYPIEIGPSLLVDRERIARQITGKQVVVVTNTVVAPLYLERLSQTLRDAGKNVLEIVLPDGEEEKNWGSLMQIFDRLLAAKCDRKTTLIALGGGVIGDLTGFAASAYMRGVPFVQIPTTLLAQVDSSVGGKTGINHPLGKNMIGAFYQPQAVIADTMTLHTLPERELSAGLAEVIKYGAVIDAEFFKWIETNIDKLMARDNAALAYAIRRSCELKADVVRQDEREGGLRAILNFGHTFGHAIESGLGYGKWLHGEAVGCGMVMAADLSHRLGHINAIDKERICALVRAAGLPTEAPNLGAQRWLELMQVDKKNEDGQIKFILMKPLGSHLIATAPQEALLATLQQLASGDLPR is encoded by the coding sequence ATGAGCAAAAGGTTAAGTAGTGAAATGGTAAGGTACACAGGCAATATCTTTCTGGTAGGCCTGATGGGCGCGGGCAAGACTACGGTTGGCCGGGCTCTGGCAAGAAAACTCAACAAGCTTTTCATTGATTCCGACCACGAAATCGAGGCGCGCACCGGCGTTTCGATTCCCTTGATTTTTGAAATTGAAGGCGAAGAGAGCTTCCGTCAGCGCGAGACGGAGGTGATACGTGACCTGAGCGCCCGCAGCGGTATTGTGCTGGCGACCGGTGGTGGCGCCATCATGCGCGCTGAAAATCGCGAATATCTGAAAACCCGCGGCACCGTGATCTATCTGCGTGCCAGCATTCACAATATCCTCCAGCGCACCAGCCGCGACAAGAACCGGCCTTTGCTGCAAACCGCAGACCCGCGCCGGCGACTGGAAGAGTTGTCACGGCAGCGGGAGCCGTATTATCGCGACGTTGCCGACATTGTTATCGATACCGGTCGACCTAACGTACAATTCTTGGTGCATAGTATATTAAGCCAACTCGATGTATTGCCCGACGAGGTCGGGCAGGAGTCCGGACAAACCGGTAATGGCAACCCCGGCCGGTATAGCGGCGCGCCCCATCACTCACCAGATTTTTCTATGAACCAGCAGGTTATCCCTTCGACCGTCACGCCAGCCATCACACTCCAGGTAGAACTAGGCGAGCGTAGTTATCCGATCGAGATCGGGCCATCCCTGCTGGTTGACCGCGAGCGAATTGCCCGTCAGATTACCGGCAAACAGGTGGTGGTAGTGACCAACACCGTCGTTGCACCGCTGTATCTGGAGCGGCTCAGCCAGACTTTGCGCGATGCCGGTAAAAACGTCCTGGAAATAGTCCTGCCGGATGGCGAAGAAGAGAAGAACTGGGGCAGCCTGATGCAGATCTTCGATCGCCTGCTAGCCGCGAAATGCGACCGCAAGACTACCTTGATCGCCTTGGGCGGTGGCGTGATCGGTGACCTTACCGGCTTTGCCGCGTCAGCCTACATGCGCGGCGTACCTTTTGTCCAGATTCCAACTACCTTGCTGGCGCAAGTGGATTCGTCAGTGGGAGGCAAAACCGGTATCAACCATCCGCTCGGTAAAAACATGATCGGCGCGTTCTATCAGCCGCAGGCGGTGATAGCCGATACAATGACCTTGCATACCTTGCCCGAGCGCGAGCTGTCAGCCGGGCTGGCAGAGGTGATCAAATACGGTGCCGTGATCGACGCCGAGTTTTTCAAATGGATCGAAACCAATATCGACAAATTGATGGCGCGCGATAATGCCGCGCTGGCCTACGCAATCCGTCGCTCATGCGAGCTGAAGGCCGACGTCGTGCGGCAGGATGAGCGCGAAGGCGGTTTGCGCGCGATCCTGAATTTCGGCCATACCTTCGGTCACGCGATCGAATCCGGCCTGGGTTATGGCAAGTGGCTGCACGGCGAAGCTGTCGGTTGTGGCATGGTGATGGCAGCGGATTTGTCGCATCGGCTTGGACACATTAACGCCATCGATAAAGAGCGCATATGCGCGCTAGTGCGCGCCGCTGGCTTGCCGACCGAAGCCCCCAACCTTGGCGCCCAACGCTGGCTTGAGCTGATGCAAGTCGACAAGAAAAACGAAGACGGCCAGATCAAATTCATCTTGATGAAACCCTTGGGCAGTCATTTGATCGCCACCGCGCCGCAAGAAGCGTTGCTGGCCACTCTTCAACAACTAGCTTCCGGAGACCTGCCGCGATGA
- the lptB gene encoding LPS export ABC transporter ATP-binding protein, with product MTAPSTLIVKDLQKSYGARQVVHDVSLEVRCGEVVGLLGPNGAGKTTSFYMIVGLVPSDGGAIDLDGVDISRLPIHRRAVLGLSYLPQEASVFRKLTVEDNIRAVLELQRPNGKALSKAEIDEQLHKLLHELQIEKLRENQALSLSGGERRRVEIARALATNPRFVLLDEPFAGIDPIAVIEIQRIVRFLKERGIGVLITDHNVRETLGICDRAYIINQGSVLASGSPDDIIADESVRRVYLGEHFRM from the coding sequence ATGACCGCTCCTAGCACCCTGATTGTCAAAGACCTGCAAAAAAGCTACGGCGCGCGTCAGGTGGTCCACGACGTTTCGCTCGAAGTCCGCTGCGGCGAAGTAGTCGGTTTGCTGGGGCCGAACGGCGCTGGCAAGACCACCTCGTTCTACATGATCGTCGGCCTGGTGCCTTCCGATGGCGGTGCGATCGACCTGGACGGCGTCGACATCTCGCGTCTGCCGATCCATCGGCGCGCAGTGCTGGGCCTGTCGTATCTGCCGCAGGAAGCATCGGTATTCCGCAAGCTGACGGTAGAAGACAATATCCGCGCTGTGCTGGAACTCCAACGCCCCAACGGCAAAGCGCTCAGCAAAGCCGAAATCGACGAGCAGCTGCACAAGCTGCTACATGAGTTGCAAATCGAAAAGCTGCGTGAAAACCAGGCTTTATCTCTCTCAGGCGGTGAGCGCCGGCGTGTCGAAATCGCGCGTGCGCTCGCCACCAATCCACGCTTCGTGCTGCTGGATGAACCGTTTGCCGGGATCGATCCGATCGCGGTGATCGAGATCCAGCGCATCGTCCGCTTCCTCAAGGAACGTGGCATCGGCGTGCTGATCACCGATCACAATGTGCGCGAAACGCTGGGCATCTGCGACCGCGCCTACATCATCAACCAGGGCAGCGTGCTGGCCAGCGGTAGTCCGGATGACATCATCGCCGACGAGTCGGTGCGCCGGGTATATCTTGGCGAGCATTTCCGCATGTAA